TCAGTTGGCACACGATGCGCGGCAGCACCAGCGCCGGGCTCTCGTTGACCCAGGCCGCCTGGCGGCCGAGGCCAGCCAGCACCGCCTCCACTTGCGGGCGCATCGCCTCATCGCCGCCGCTCACTGTGACCAAGCTGCCATCCAGAAACAAGCCATCGAATACAAACACGCGCTGCGGCTGTTTGGCCCAGCGGCGCGCCTCACTCAGCGTGATGTCAGCGCTCTGCACCAGCAGCGGGATGCTGGCATCCAGCGCAGCATCCCAACCCTTGACGATGGCGGCGGCGCCTTCGCTTTGGCTGGCGGCCACAAAGGCGGCCACCGGCGCGTCGCCCAGCTCATGGCTGAGCACATATCCGCCCGTCACCGCCAAGCCGGCCAAGCCAGGCGCAAAGCTGCCCGATGAAATCAGCACGTTGCCCTCGCCCTGCAGCGAGGCGGGTTGTGGGGGCTCAGGGGTAGGGTCCGCATCACCATAGGCATAAAAACCCTTACCGCTCTTGCGGCCCAACTCACCGGCGGCTAGCTTCTGCATCTGGAGCCAATGCGGGCGGTAGCGCGGCTCGCCGTACGTTTGCTCGTACATCGAGCGCATCGCCCCGGCGTTAATGTCAATGCCGATGAGGTCCATCAAACGGAACGGCCCCATGCGGAAGCCAGCGCCCTGCTCAACTAGCTGGTCGATCGTTTCGAAGCTAGCCACGCCCTCGCCGAGCAGACGCAAGGCTTCGCCGTAGAACGGGCGCGCCACGCGGTTGACGATGAAGCCCGGCGTGTCGCCGGTCACCACCGGCGTCTTGCCCAGCGCCTCGGCCAATGCCACCAGCGCGTCGATAGTGGCTGGGCTGCTTTGGGCAGCGCGCACCACCTCCACCAGGGGCAATACCGGCGCGGGGTTAAAGAAGTGCATGCCGGCGACGCGCTGCGGGCTCTGGGTCATGGCGGCGATAGCGGTAACGGAAAGCGTGCTGGTATTGGTCGCCAGAATCGCATCCGGCGCGCATACCGCCTCCAGCTTGGCGAACAGCTCCTGCTTGAGCTCAAGACGCTCCGGCGCGGCCTCGATCACCACACCGGCATGTGCAAAGGCATCCAGCGTATCGGTGAGCGTCAAGTTGGCGTACAACGCCAACTTATCCTTCTTCTCCAGAAACTTCTTGATGTACCCATCCGCCTTTTCGAGTACTGGCGCGTAGGTGTCTTGCAAGACCACCTCAGCGCCCGCCAGGAGAGCGGCCAGCGCGATGCCAGAGCCCATCGTGCCTGCGCCGATGATGCCGATGGTGGGAAGCCGGTTTGAAGGATTCACAGATTCTCTCTATCTAGTCGATTGGTTGGCAGGTCGACTAGTCTGACCAATCGACCAATCGACTTTTGCTTCATTTTCCAGTGAACTTTGCAGCTCGCTTCTCCAAAAACGCCGCCATGCCTTCTTTTTGGTCTTGCGTGTCATAGGTCAGCAAATAATTGCGGCGTTCAAGCTGCATGCCTTCCAGCAGGGTGCGCTCGTGCCCGTAGCGCAGCGCCTGGCGCGCCAGGCGCACAGCCACGGCGGGCCGCGCCGCCACCACGGCGGCCAGCTCCTGCGCCTCGGCCAGCACGCGCTCATCAGGCACCACACGATTGAGCAGGCCGGCCTGCAGCGCCGCCTGGGCGGCGAGCGGTTCGCCGGTTAGCACCATCTCCATCGCCCGCGCCGGGCCGATGGCGCGCGCCAAACGTTGTGTGCCACCTGCCCCAGGCATGATGCCCAGCTTGATCTCCGGTTGGGCAAAGCGCGCCGTCTCGCCAGCCACGATGAGGTCACAGCCCAGCGCCAGCTCGCAGCCGCCGCCAAAGGCCACCCCGCGCACGGCGGCGATGACGGGCTTGTCGATCGCCCAGATGCGCTGCCACAGGGCGCGCGTGTTGCGCAGGTAAATATCCACTGGGCCAGCGTTGGCCATCGCTTCGATATCTGCGCCGGCCGCAAAGGCGCGCTCGCCGCCGTAAAGCACGATCACGCGCACCCCCTCGTCGGCGTTTTGCGCTTCCAGCGTCTCGGCCAGGGCGCGCAACATCTCCGGGCTGAGCGCATTAAGCTTCTCCGGGCGGTTGAGGCGCACGGTGGCGATAGGGGTTTGCAGATCGACCAGGACGAGGGGTTGTTCGCTCATGCCCTAAGTATACGGGGATTGTGACTTGCAGAACTGCTCACCCAATTTGGGCTTTACCCATTAAGATTCAGACATGGCTGAAGAGCGTTTACAAAAGATCCTGGCACGCGCGGGCTACGGCTCGCGCCGCGCCGCAGAAGAGATGATCCAGACCGGGCGCGTGACGGTGAACGGCGAGATGGCCCAATTGGGTGATAAAGCCGATCCGGCGCGCGATGCGATCAAAGTGGATGGCAGCCGCCTGGCGGCCGCCAGTGCCCCGGTCTACTACGCCGTCTACAAGCCGCGCGGTGTACTCTCCACCACTGGCGGGCCAGAGCCGCGCCAAAAGGTGGTGGACCTGGTGCCGGGGGGTGCGCAGTTGCATTTGGTGGGCCGCCTGGATAAAGACAGCGAAGGCCTGATGCTGCTCACCAATGACGGCGCGCTGACGCAACGCGTCAGCCACCCGCGCTATGAGCAGGAGAAGGAGTATCGCGTATTGGTGGCGCGCCAGCCGGATGCCGAGCAACTGGCCACTTGGCGCCGCGGCGTAGTGCTGGAAGATGGCACGCGCACGCGCCCCGCCGAAGTACGCGTGGAGTATCCGTTTGGCAAGGGCGCCTGGCTGCGTGTGATCATGCATGAAGGCCACAAGCGCCAGATCCGCGAGATCGCCGGCCAGCTCGGCCTGCCAGTGCTCAAACTGATCCGCGTGCGCATTGCCAACCTCTACCTGGGCAGCCTGAAGCCCGGCGAATGGCGCCCTTTAAGCGCTGACGAAGTCCGCGATCTGCTGGCCGGCGAGAAACCAGCCAGCCGCAAACCGCGCCCGACGGCCAGCCCGCGCAGCGACGAGCCTAAAATTGCCGCACGCAAATCGGGCAAGCCGGGCAAAGGCCCGGGCAGCCGCAAACCGGCGCCGCGCAAGCCGGGCATCACTCTCGGCCGGCCGCGCCGCAGCGGCAGCGCCAGCGCAAGCAAGCCCGCCAACAAGACGGCCAAGCCGCACCGCAGCGGTAGCACAAGCAAGCCCGCCAACAAGACGGCCAAGCCGCGCCGCAGCGCCAGCACCAGCACCAGCCGGCCCGCCAGCAAGACGGCCAAGCCGCGCCGCAGCAGCCCCGCGCCCAGCCGCAAGAACACCAAGCGCGCCCGCTAGCCCGCGCCCGCTAGCGGCGCGAATTCCTGTTGGCGCACAAAAGAACATTCGTGCTATACTGTGCCGCTTATTAATATCAGACAGGAATTCGCCATGTTGACAAAATTGAAGAACAATTTCAGCACCCTGTTTCGTGAGTTCCCACGAGCCTTCTGGCTGGTGGTCGGCGTATCGTTTGTGGATGGGGTTGGCCGTACCTTGCTGTTTCCCTTCTTCCCGCTTTACATCACGCAGCGCTTCAACGTGGGCGCAACCCAGGCGGGCTTTGTATTGGGCATCTTCTCGGTGTTCGCCCTGGTGGGCTCGTTCATCGGTGGCGCACTGACCGATCGCATCGGGCGTAAGAAACTGATCCTGGCCGGGTTGGTGTGCAGTGCGCTCACTACGCTGGCCCTCGGCCTGGTGAATGAATTGCACTGGGTCTACGTGGTGGCGGCCATCAGCGGCACCTTTGGCGAGCTGGCCGGGCCGGCGCACCAAGCGATGATCGCTGACATCCTGCCTGAGGACAAACGTCAGGAGGGCTTCGGCATGCTGCGCGTGGTCGGCAACCTCACCTGGATCTTCGGCCCCAGCATCGGCGGCTTGCTCGCCGGTGTATCCTTCTTCTACTTGTTCGTCTCGGATGCGGTGGTGAGCTGCATCGTGGCGGTGCTGTTCTTCATCTTCATCGCCGAGACCAAGCCCAAGGCCAGCGAAGCCCAGGCCAACGAAGCTCTGCTCAAAACCTTCGCTGGCTATTTCAAAGTGCTGCGCGATCTGCCGTTTGTGGCGTTCATCCTGGCATCGATCTTGATGGGCATGGTCTATATCCAAATGTACGGTGCGCTCTCCATCTTCCTGCGTGACCAGCATGGTATTAACCCGCAAAGTTACGGCTTGCTGATGAGCAGCAGCGGCGTTACCGTGATCCTGTTTCAGTTTTGGATGACGCGCGTGATCAAGTGGCGCCCGCCCTTCTTAATGATGGCGCTGGGCACCTTGTTCTACATGGTCGGCTTCAGCCTGTTTGGCTTCGTGGCCGCCTTCTGGCTTTTCCTGTCCGCTATCGTGATCGTGACCATCGGCGAAATGATCGTTGTGCCTACCGCTTCGGCGCTGGCGGCCAACTTCGCCCCCGAAGCGATGCGCGGCCGCTACATGGCCGTCTTCAGCCTGGTGTGGGCCGTGCCGGCCGCCGTAGGCCCGGCGCTGGCGGGCTACATCTTGGATAACTACAATCCAAACCTGCTGTGGTTTGGTGGCGGCCTGGTGTGTGCCCTGGCCGCGGCGTTCTTCTATTACCTGCACCTGCGGCTAGGCAAACGTAAAAAGTTTGCCGCCGCCGAAGCCTAGCCCCACAAACTAAAGACCGCAGCCTATGGCTGCGGTCTTTAGTTGCCGAATGGCAGTGCTGCCCGTACAATTGGTCCATTCCCGCCAACCCAGAAAACTAAAAAACCTTATGGCCAAAGAACGCACCTCCTCACCCAGCAATTGGTTAGACCGGCCCCTGTTGGGGAGCCACAAACTCACCTGGGAGCATGCCGTTCTGGCGCTCATCTTGCTGGCCGCCTTCGTTACGCGCTTCCATATGCTCGGCCAGCGCGTGATGAGCCACGATGAAACCACCCATGTCTATTTCTCGTGG
The DNA window shown above is from Anaerolineales bacterium and carries:
- a CDS encoding enoyl-CoA hydratase/isomerase family protein is translated as MSEQPLVLVDLQTPIATVRLNRPEKLNALSPEMLRALAETLEAQNADEGVRVIVLYGGERAFAAGADIEAMANAGPVDIYLRNTRALWQRIWAIDKPVIAAVRGVAFGGGCELALGCDLIVAGETARFAQPEIKLGIMPGAGGTQRLARAIGPARAMEMVLTGEPLAAQAALQAGLLNRVVPDERVLAEAQELAAVVAARPAVAVRLARQALRYGHERTLLEGMQLERRNYLLTYDTQDQKEGMAAFLEKRAAKFTGK
- a CDS encoding pseudouridine synthase encodes the protein MAEERLQKILARAGYGSRRAAEEMIQTGRVTVNGEMAQLGDKADPARDAIKVDGSRLAAASAPVYYAVYKPRGVLSTTGGPEPRQKVVDLVPGGAQLHLVGRLDKDSEGLMLLTNDGALTQRVSHPRYEQEKEYRVLVARQPDAEQLATWRRGVVLEDGTRTRPAEVRVEYPFGKGAWLRVIMHEGHKRQIREIAGQLGLPVLKLIRVRIANLYLGSLKPGEWRPLSADEVRDLLAGEKPASRKPRPTASPRSDEPKIAARKSGKPGKGPGSRKPAPRKPGITLGRPRRSGSASASKPANKTAKPHRSGSTSKPANKTAKPRRSASTSTSRPASKTAKPRRSSPAPSRKNTKRAR
- a CDS encoding MFS transporter, with the translated sequence MLTKLKNNFSTLFREFPRAFWLVVGVSFVDGVGRTLLFPFFPLYITQRFNVGATQAGFVLGIFSVFALVGSFIGGALTDRIGRKKLILAGLVCSALTTLALGLVNELHWVYVVAAISGTFGELAGPAHQAMIADILPEDKRQEGFGMLRVVGNLTWIFGPSIGGLLAGVSFFYLFVSDAVVSCIVAVLFFIFIAETKPKASEAQANEALLKTFAGYFKVLRDLPFVAFILASILMGMVYIQMYGALSIFLRDQHGINPQSYGLLMSSSGVTVILFQFWMTRVIKWRPPFLMMALGTLFYMVGFSLFGFVAAFWLFLSAIVIVTIGEMIVVPTASALAANFAPEAMRGRYMAVFSLVWAVPAAVGPALAGYILDNYNPNLLWFGGGLVCALAAAFFYYLHLRLGKRKKFAAAEA